GCATCCGCTCCGATTCGGCCTGGAACAACCCCGAGCCCGAGGTGGTGCTGGCGGTGAACAGCCGGGGCCAGATCGTGGGCGCCACGCTGGGCAACGACGTGAACCTGCGCGACATCGAGGGCCGCAGCGCCCTGCTGCTGGGCAAGGCCAAGGACAACAACGCATCGTGCGCGCTGGGCCCGTTCATCCGCTTGTTCGACGCAAGCTTCGGGCTGGAACAGGTGCGCAAGGAGACGGTACACCTGCGCGTGGAGGGCGCGGACGGCTTTGAGCTGCGCGGCATCAACACCATGGCCAGCATCAGCCGCGACCCTACCGATCTGGTGGCGCAGACGCTGGCCGCGCACCAGTACCCGGACGGGTTCATGCTGTTCATGGGCACGCTGTTCGCCCCCATCGAAGACCGCGACCAGCCGGGTGGCGGCTTCACCCACCACCTGGGCGACCTGGTGTCCATCCAGAGCGCGTGGCTGGGCGGCCTGCACAACCGCGTGGCACACAGCGAGGCCGCGCCGCCCTGGCGCTTTGGCCTGCGCGCCTTCATGGCCAATCTGGCGCAGCGCGGGCTGCTGCAGGGCACGGCGCTCTGAGGCGCAAAAGGAAAACAGGAGACACCCATGCTGAATGCCTTCATCGACCGATGCTGCCGCTGGATCAACCTGCTCATCGCCCTGGCGCTGGCCGTGATGGTGGCCATGGTGTTCGGCAATGTCGTGCTGCGCTATGCGTTCAACTCCGGCATTGCCATCAGCGAGGAGGTCTCGCGCTGGCTGTTTGTGTGGATCACCTTTCTGGGCGCCATCGTGGCGGTGCACGAGCGGGGCCACCTGGGCACGGATTTTCTGCTGGCGCGCTTGCCGCCGCTGGGCCAGCGCATTTGCCTGGCCCTGAGCTACGCGCTGATGATCTGGTGCACCTGGCTGCTGTTCAGCGGCGCACTGGCGCAGGCGCGCATCAACTGGGATGTGGATGCACCGGTCACGGGTGCGTCCATGGCCATCTTCTATGCGTCGGGCGTGGTGTTTGCCGTGGCGGCGGGCCTGCTGCTGGCGCTGGACCTGTGGCGCATTGTGTCGGGGCAGATGCCGGACAGCGAACTGGTGCAGATCACCGAGTCCGAAGAACTGGCCGCCGTGGGCAGCCAGCTGCCACACGCAGCCCCCGCGCCCACGGCCTCGCGCCAGTGAGCCCCACACCGCAATGACCTGGAGCGCTCTTCCATGACCGTTTTTATCTTCCTCGGCTCCCTGCTGGCCGCCATGGCCATTGGCGTGCCGATTGCCTACGCGCTGCTGGTGTCCGGCGTCGCCCTCATGTGGCACCTGGACCTGTTTGACGCACAGATCCTGGCGCAGAACGTGATCAACGGCGCCGACAGCTTTCCGCTGCTGGCGGTGCCCTTCTTCATGCTGGCGGGCGAAATCATGAACGTGGGTGGGCTGTCGCAGCGCATCGTCAAGCTCGCGCTCACGCTGGTCGGGCACAAGCGCGGCGGGCTGGGCTTTGTGGCTATCCTGGCCGCCTGCATGCTGGCGGCGCTGTCGGGTTCGGCCGTGGCCGACACGGCAGCACTGGCAGCCCTGCTGCTGCCCATGATGGTGAAGGCGGGGCACGACAAGGCGCGCGCGGGCGGGCTGATTGCCTCGGCCGGCATCATTGCGCCGGTCATTCCGCCTTCCATCGGCTTCGTGGTGTTTGGCGTGGCAGCCAATGTGTCGATCAGCAAGCTGTTCCTGGCGGGCATCGTCCCGGGCCTGCTGATGGGCCTCGCGATTGCGGTCACCTGGTACTGGGTGTCGCAGCGCGAAAACGTCACGCCGCCGCCCAAGGCCTCCACGGCCGAGAAGCTGCAGGCGCTCAAGGAATCGACCTGGGCGTTGTTCCTGCCCGTCATCGTGATTGTGGGCTTGAAGATGGGCGTGTTCACGCCCACAGAGGCGGCGGCGGTGGCTGCGGTTTACGCCCTGTTTGTGGCAACGGTGGTGTACCGCGAGCTGCACTGGCGCCAGCTGACCGAGGTGTTCACCAGCGCCGCCAAAACTACGGCGGTGATCATGTTCCTGGTGGCGGCCGCCATGGTCAGCGCCTGGCTCATCACCGTGGCCGACATCCCGCGCCAGCTGGTGGGCCTGCTCAAGCCGCTGATGGAGCACCCCACGCTGCTGCTCATCGCCATCATGGTGCTGGTGATGGCCGTGGGCACCGCCATGGACATGACACCCACCATCCTCATCCTGACGCCCGTGCTGATGCCGGTGGTGAAGGCTGCGGGCATCGACCCGGTCTACTTCGGCGTGCTGTTCATCATCAACAACGCCATCGGGCTCATCACCCCGCCCGTGGGCACGGTGCTGAACGTGGTGGCCGGAGTGGGCAAGATGCGCATGGATGACGTGACGCGGGGCGTGATTCCGTTCATGGTGGCGCAGTTCGCGGTGATGTTCTTGATGGTGCTGTTTCCGTCGCTGGTGCTGGTGCCGATGCGGTGGTTTACGGGATGAATCTACAGGTTTGAAGCAAAAAATGCCGCAAGCGCTAGTGGATATTTCGCTTGCAGCTATCAAATCAGGAGTTAATCACTCCCGGGCACCATTCAGTTCGCCACCGTGAACCGCTTTTGCACATGGCGCGGCGTTTCCAGCTCGTCGGCCATTGCCACCGCCAGGTCAGCCACGCTGATGCTACCGGGCTGGTCACCATTCATCAGCGGGGCCTCGTCGCCCAGTCGGTACTGGCCGGTGCGCTCGCCAGGTTGCAGCAGGATGGGGGGCGAGAGGAAGGTCCAGTCCAGCGTGTTTTCGGTGCGGATCCAGTTCAGCGCCTCGCGGGCGGCCAGGGCACCCTGCTTCCATTCAGCAGGGAACTGGGGCGTATCCACCAGCTGCACGCCAGGCGCCACAAACAGGCTGCCTGCGCCGCCCACCACCAGCAGTCGGCGCACACCGGCGGCCTTGGTGCCGTCGATGATGGCGCGCGTGCCCTTGAGGAACTGGTCGTGGATGTCTGGCACCGTCCAGCCAGGGTTGTAGGCGCTGACCACGGCGTCGTGGCCAGCGACCGCCTTGGCCACCTGGGCAGCGTCCTGCGCGTCGGCGGCGACCACGGTCAGGCCTTCGCGGGGGGTGAGCTTGGCCGGGTTGCGGGCCAGCACGGTCACGCGGTGAACGCGTTGCAGCAGTTCGTTCAGCACGGCCGAGCCGACAAAGCCGGTGGCACCAATCAGGGCGATGTTCATACGGTGTCCTTGGGGTCAAAGTTGCGATGCAGTGAGAATAGAAACTTGTCAAAGCACGCGGTAGAGGGCTAAAACAGCCTTTTCTTTGAAGCCCTGCTTCACAATCAACTCCACACACCCCCGCCGCCCCTGATGGAAGACCTCAAACGCATGGCCGTGTTTGCCGCTGTGGTGCAACACGGCTCGATGAGCGGCGCCGCGCGCGCCCTGGGCATGAGCACCTCGGCGGTGAGCCAGCAGGTGCGCAAGCTCGAAAGCGACGGCGGCGTGACGCTGCTGCACCGCTCCACACGCAAGCTGGCGCTGACCGAGGCAGGCCAGCGGTACCACGCGCGCTGCGCTGCCATGTGGGCGGCGGCGGAGCAGGCGCGGGCCGAGCTGGCGGCCTCGCGCGATGCGCCCAGTGGCGAGTTGCGGATGTCAGCCACCGTAGGTTTTGCGCGGCACATTGCGCCCGCCCTGGGAGAACTGCTGGCCGCGCACCCGGCGCTGCGCCTGCGGCTGCTGGTGGACGACTCCACCATCGACCTCATCAACGCCCGCATCGATCTGGCGGTGCGCTACGGGCGCCTGGCGGATTCGACCTGGGCCGCACGGCGCCTGGGGGGCATGAGTTGGTATCTGTGCGCGTCGCCCGAATGGGTGGCCGCACATGGCATGCCACAGCACCCGGACGCGCTGCTGTCCCACAGCTGGCTGGGCTTTGCGAGGGAGGGGGGTGGGCTGCTCATCGACCTGCGCAGCCCCACCGGCGAGCCCCGCGCGCTGCGGGTGGAGCCGCGCATTGCCAGCAACAACCAGCTCTCGATCCAGCAGATGTGCGAGGCCGGACTGGGGCTGGCGCTGGTGGGCAGCATGGATTCGCATGAAGCACTGCAAGTCGGCCGGCTGGTGCGGCTGCTGCCGGAGTGGTCATTTGGCACGCTGGATATCTGGGCCGTCACGCCCCAGCGCGATGCCCAGCCCGCAAAGGTGCGCCAGGCGATTGCAGCGCTGCACGCCTACCTGAAGCAGGTGCCGGGCATTTCGGACTGAGGCCCGGCGATACTGTGAAACCCTGCCAGCCCACTACTGCGCGGAAGCCCCACGGCAACGCCACGCCCCTGCGGCAGACCTTGCACAGTGGCTGATATCTTGACCAGACCGTTGCGGAGACATCCATGATTCTTGAAGTTGCCCACCTCACTGTCCGCACCGGTCAGAACAGCGCGTTTGAGCAGGCTTTTGCCCAGGCGCAGCGCATCATTGCGTCCATGCCCGGCTATTTGTCCCATGAGCTGGGCCATTGCATGGAGCGACCGCAGGACTATGTGCTGCTGGTGCGCTGGGCCACCCTGACCGACCACGAGGTGGGGTTCCGCCAGTCCGCCCAGTACCAGGAATGGAAGCGGCTGCTGCACCATTTTTACGATCCGTTTCCCACGGTTGTGCACTTTGAGCCCGTCACGCCGGACAGGGTGTGACGGCGCCGCCACGCACGGATGCTGCAGCGCACTATTCGGGTATTGCCTGAAGATTTAGCGCACTGCGCATGCCGTTTGGGTCCTAGAATTTGTAAAAGCGCGTATCTTCGTATCTTCATTACCGCGCGAAGGATCCAACATGAAAGCCATCCAGCAGGACATCGACGAGCGGACCAACCTCACCAGCACCAACAAGTTCGAGCTGTTGCTGTTCCGCCTGGGCATCGATAGCGCCTTGGGCAAGTCCGAGCTGTTCGGCATCAACGTCTTCAAGATCCGCGAGATCGTGGCCATGCCCAGCATCACGCCGATCGCTGGCACCACGGCCCATTCGCTGGGGGTGGTCAACCTGCGCGGACAGGTGATTCCGGTGCTGGACCTGCCCTCCATCGTCGGCTGCAAGCCCCAGACGGGCCTGAATATCATGCTGGTGACCGAATACGCGCGCACCACCCAAGCGTTTGCGGTCGAGTCGGTGGAAGACATCGTGCGCCTGGACTGGAAGCAGGTGCTGTCGGCAGAGACCAGCGGCGCAGCCGGCAAGCTGGTGACCAGCATTGCCCGCCTGGATGGCAACACCGACGAGTCCCGCCTGGCCCAGGTGCTGGACGTGGAGGCGATCCTGCAAATGATCTCGCCTTCTGACGGTCATGAGGTCACCGAGGAAAAGGTGGGCGCCAAGCTCAAACTCAAGCCCGGCTGCATCATCCTGGCAGCTGACGACTCGTTCGTCGCCCGCTCGCTCATCGAGCAAGAACTCAAGGTGCTCAACGCACCCTACGAAATGGTCAAGTCCGGCAAGGAGGCCTGGGACCGGCTCAATGCCATCGCCAAGAGCGCCGAGGCCGAAGGCAAAACCGTGCTGGACCGCGTGGCCATGGTGCTGACCGACCTGGAAATGCCCGAGATGGACGGCTTCACGCTGACGCGCAACATCAAGCAGGACGCCCGTTTTCACGGGCTACCGGTGGTCATCCACTCCTCGCTGTCGGGCTCGGCCAACGAAGACCATGTGCGCAGCGTCGGGGCTGACGGTTATGTGGCCAAGTTTGTGGCCGAAGACCTGGCGGAGACCATCCGCCGCGTGCTGCCCAAGTAAACCGGCGCTCCATTTCCTGATCACGACGGCCCTGCGGGGCCGTTGGTGTTTTGACGGATGCTACACCGCGCCAAAACAGCTTGTAGCGCCAATTGCATATGGCTCGGCAGCTATCATTCTTGCTGACATCAACCCAAGGTCGGCGCTTGTCCTCACGGGTTGTTACCGCCTTGCTTGGCACCTGTGCGGATGCCGGGTCAACCAAAAGCCCGCCCCACGCGCTAAAGTGATTG
Above is a window of Acidovorax sp. KKS102 DNA encoding:
- a CDS encoding TRAP transporter small permease; its protein translation is MLNAFIDRCCRWINLLIALALAVMVAMVFGNVVLRYAFNSGIAISEEVSRWLFVWITFLGAIVAVHERGHLGTDFLLARLPPLGQRICLALSYALMIWCTWLLFSGALAQARINWDVDAPVTGASMAIFYASGVVFAVAAGLLLALDLWRIVSGQMPDSELVQITESEELAAVGSQLPHAAPAPTASRQ
- a CDS encoding TRAP transporter large permease subunit, which encodes MTVFIFLGSLLAAMAIGVPIAYALLVSGVALMWHLDLFDAQILAQNVINGADSFPLLAVPFFMLAGEIMNVGGLSQRIVKLALTLVGHKRGGLGFVAILAACMLAALSGSAVADTAALAALLLPMMVKAGHDKARAGGLIASAGIIAPVIPPSIGFVVFGVAANVSISKLFLAGIVPGLLMGLAIAVTWYWVSQRENVTPPPKASTAEKLQALKESTWALFLPVIVIVGLKMGVFTPTEAAAVAAVYALFVATVVYRELHWRQLTEVFTSAAKTTAVIMFLVAAAMVSAWLITVADIPRQLVGLLKPLMEHPTLLLIAIMVLVMAVGTAMDMTPTILILTPVLMPVVKAAGIDPVYFGVLFIINNAIGLITPPVGTVLNVVAGVGKMRMDDVTRGVIPFMVAQFAVMFLMVLFPSLVLVPMRWFTG
- a CDS encoding NAD(P)-dependent oxidoreductase, producing MNIALIGATGFVGSAVLNELLQRVHRVTVLARNPAKLTPREGLTVVAADAQDAAQVAKAVAGHDAVVSAYNPGWTVPDIHDQFLKGTRAIIDGTKAAGVRRLLVVGGAGSLFVAPGVQLVDTPQFPAEWKQGALAAREALNWIRTENTLDWTFLSPPILLQPGERTGQYRLGDEAPLMNGDQPGSISVADLAVAMADELETPRHVQKRFTVAN
- a CDS encoding LysR family transcriptional regulator, translating into MEDLKRMAVFAAVVQHGSMSGAARALGMSTSAVSQQVRKLESDGGVTLLHRSTRKLALTEAGQRYHARCAAMWAAAEQARAELAASRDAPSGELRMSATVGFARHIAPALGELLAAHPALRLRLLVDDSTIDLINARIDLAVRYGRLADSTWAARRLGGMSWYLCASPEWVAAHGMPQHPDALLSHSWLGFAREGGGLLIDLRSPTGEPRALRVEPRIASNNQLSIQQMCEAGLGLALVGSMDSHEALQVGRLVRLLPEWSFGTLDIWAVTPQRDAQPAKVRQAIAALHAYLKQVPGISD
- a CDS encoding antibiotic biosynthesis monooxygenase — its product is MILEVAHLTVRTGQNSAFEQAFAQAQRIIASMPGYLSHELGHCMERPQDYVLLVRWATLTDHEVGFRQSAQYQEWKRLLHHFYDPFPTVVHFEPVTPDRV
- a CDS encoding chemotaxis protein; translation: MKAIQQDIDERTNLTSTNKFELLLFRLGIDSALGKSELFGINVFKIREIVAMPSITPIAGTTAHSLGVVNLRGQVIPVLDLPSIVGCKPQTGLNIMLVTEYARTTQAFAVESVEDIVRLDWKQVLSAETSGAAGKLVTSIARLDGNTDESRLAQVLDVEAILQMISPSDGHEVTEEKVGAKLKLKPGCIILAADDSFVARSLIEQELKVLNAPYEMVKSGKEAWDRLNAIAKSAEAEGKTVLDRVAMVLTDLEMPEMDGFTLTRNIKQDARFHGLPVVIHSSLSGSANEDHVRSVGADGYVAKFVAEDLAETIRRVLPK